The proteins below are encoded in one region of Neoasaia chiangmaiensis:
- a CDS encoding FAD-dependent oxidoreductase has translation MNAIETLRPMSKGTYGLVIVGAGPAGLAPLLAAAKAGSLGEVLERGVFLVDRAAHAGAGRIGNYIIRSDSSAETFVSCVRDCPVPELAALAETEIARDIAEKGAGCIPLEQAGRFLAMVGRVLADLIAASPRGRVALRTEVRELQKQPDGSWIATLESHAGDRREHVRCLTALVATGANQDRERLRHIPVGGRPLLPACDARLVQSDEFLSHDGFRRAMARLAGKETPRIAIVGGSTSAMSCAKYALEALGDRAMPGAITLLHRRPLSVFYHSREAAAADGYEAFDDDDICPVSGFVHRFGGFRFDSRELIKQILGINVAAVEKRIVCQRIVDGTDHAVRETLEQADLVIACLGYRPAGVALRDVDGLPITLRSEVADAPMVNPACGLLDSDGVEIGGLYGIGLAAGYRPPPEMGGERSFSGQVNGLWLWQNDVGRLAITRVLTTIRRFDHASRSVAA, from the coding sequence ATGAACGCGATCGAGACGTTGCGCCCGATGTCGAAAGGGACATACGGTCTGGTGATTGTCGGAGCCGGTCCGGCGGGGCTTGCGCCGCTTCTGGCGGCCGCGAAGGCGGGATCGCTGGGCGAAGTGCTGGAACGGGGCGTTTTTCTGGTCGATCGGGCAGCCCATGCCGGTGCCGGTCGTATTGGCAACTACATTATTCGCTCCGACAGTTCTGCCGAGACATTCGTGTCCTGCGTGCGTGATTGCCCCGTACCCGAGCTGGCTGCCCTTGCCGAGACGGAGATCGCACGTGATATCGCGGAAAAAGGCGCGGGGTGCATTCCTCTGGAGCAAGCCGGGCGCTTTCTGGCGATGGTGGGGCGCGTGCTTGCCGATCTGATTGCGGCATCGCCTCGGGGACGGGTTGCGCTCCGCACCGAAGTGCGTGAATTGCAGAAACAACCGGATGGTAGCTGGATTGCCACTCTTGAAAGCCATGCAGGGGACCGGCGCGAGCATGTGCGGTGCCTGACGGCGCTGGTGGCGACCGGGGCCAATCAGGATCGCGAGCGCCTGCGCCATATTCCGGTCGGGGGCAGGCCGTTGCTGCCGGCTTGCGACGCGCGGCTGGTGCAGTCGGACGAGTTCCTCAGTCATGACGGTTTCCGTCGCGCCATGGCGCGGCTGGCAGGGAAGGAAACGCCCCGTATCGCCATCGTTGGCGGTTCGACCAGCGCGATGTCCTGCGCGAAATATGCCCTGGAGGCATTGGGCGACAGGGCGATGCCTGGCGCCATTACGCTACTGCATCGGCGCCCGCTCTCGGTCTTCTATCATAGCCGAGAGGCGGCAGCGGCCGACGGTTATGAAGCATTCGACGATGATGACATCTGTCCCGTCAGCGGGTTCGTTCATCGCTTCGGTGGTTTTCGTTTCGACTCGCGCGAATTAATCAAGCAGATACTGGGGATCAATGTTGCGGCGGTGGAGAAACGGATCGTCTGTCAGCGTATCGTGGACGGAACGGATCACGCCGTCCGGGAGACACTGGAGCAGGCGGATCTGGTGATTGCGTGCCTGGGTTATCGTCCCGCCGGTGTCGCGCTGCGTGACGTCGACGGATTGCCGATTACCTTGCGGTCGGAAGTGGCCGATGCGCCGATGGTCAATCCCGCTTGCGGTCTGCTGGACAGCGATGGCGTGGAAATCGGCGGTCTGTATGGCATCGGTCTGGCGGCGGGCTATCGGCCTCCGCCGGAAATGGGGGGAGAGCGCAGTTTCTCGGGGCAGGTCAACGGTTTGTGGCTGTGGCAAAACGACGTCGGACGCCTTGCGATCACGCGCGTTCTGACGACGATACGCCGCTTCGATCATGCGAGTAGGTCCGTTGCCGCCTGA
- a CDS encoding class I SAM-dependent methyltransferase, with translation MPPDISQQMAYSAAACPFDSSFETNLCRKAYDILGWHIVSQLALPPRARVVDAGCGTGRWSARFLKRGHNVTGIENAPGMIQRLHDRAFGPAFILCESDMETARIGDSEADLVIAIGSLQYCDNQARVIRRFFDWLRPGGQVAIMVDSLGALVSECIQKGKAEDALRFLRTRQGSYTMDHVVTPLHLYDRSELCGEFLAAGFEDVACTGLVVSAAALGREGCSIAMRENEAAFLAWDAALAEDPFMADSGLHLMLTARRPG, from the coding sequence TTGCCGCCTGATATCTCCCAGCAAATGGCCTATTCGGCGGCGGCTTGTCCGTTCGACTCGAGCTTCGAGACGAACCTCTGCCGCAAGGCCTACGACATTCTTGGCTGGCATATTGTCAGCCAACTGGCCTTGCCGCCGCGTGCGCGTGTGGTCGATGCGGGGTGTGGAACGGGTCGCTGGAGCGCTCGCTTCCTGAAGCGGGGTCACAACGTCACGGGGATCGAAAACGCGCCCGGGATGATTCAACGTCTGCACGACAGGGCGTTCGGTCCTGCTTTCATCTTATGCGAAAGCGACATGGAAACAGCCCGGATCGGCGATTCAGAAGCCGATCTCGTCATCGCCATTGGTTCGTTGCAATATTGTGACAATCAGGCACGCGTCATTCGACGGTTTTTTGATTGGCTTCGTCCCGGCGGGCAGGTGGCGATCATGGTGGATTCGCTCGGTGCGTTGGTCTCGGAGTGTATCCAGAAAGGCAAGGCCGAGGACGCGCTGAGATTCCTGCGCACCCGGCAGGGGTCCTACACAATGGATCACGTCGTCACGCCGCTTCATCTCTACGATCGATCGGAATTATGCGGCGAGTTTCTGGCGGCTGGCTTCGAGGACGTGGCGTGCACGGGGCTGGTGGTCAGCGCGGCCGCGCTGGGGCGGGAGGGCTGCTCGATCGCCATGCGTGAAAACGAGGCGGCCTTCCTGGCATGGGATGCGGCGCTGGCGGAAGATCCGTTCATGGCCGATAGCGGCCTGCATCTGATGCTGACCGCCCGTCGGCCGGGCTGA
- the putA gene encoding bifunctional proline dehydrogenase/L-glutamate gamma-semialdehyde dehydrogenase PutA: protein MNVFAGLLASQPEPCALRDAISQARRLPEPQCMAALLETAKLTPRQTAEADATALMLAQNLRTRGAGNGVEALMQTFSLGSEEGVALMCLAEALLRIPDAATRDALIRDQIGRNTWSDYIGRNQPTLVNAAAWGMSLTSRLSASPNGLRGLVAKGSAPFVRQGINRAIRMMGGQFVIGETIAQALRHSSTREHEGFTYSYDMLGEAALTAADAARFRQDYIDALEALGRHARGDTLYERPGLSIKLSALHPRYSRAQRARVMTELAPILKALAVRARQLNIGLNIDAEESERLELSLDLLQSLCEAPELAGWNGIGFVVQAYGKRAPRVLEWLIALGARTGHRLMVRLVKGAYWDSEIKRAQVEGQDDFPVFTRKHHTDISYIACARQLLDAPDYIYPQFATHNARTIATIHALAGPHSPGRYEFQCLHGMGETTYQPVVSKQGLNVPCRIYAPVGAYETLLAYLVRRLLENGANSSFVNQAADANMPIERLIDDPIDTAHAAALPGSANEHIARPPQLFGPERRNALGIDLTDEPTIRALSATLSTPRHYRAAPTVTPAATSPRRGRVVHNPAIGEDHIGEVIDATPADILAALDRAATSPIWAGRTPDERATPLERAADLLEGADYELLGLIVREAGKSFPNAIAELREAVDFLRFYAAQIRATFDNATHTPLGTIVCISPWNFPLAIFIGQIAAALAAGNNVIAKPAEETPLIAARAVELLHEAGIPPDALQFLPGDGTVGAALVEDPRVDGVMFTGSSAVAKLISRQLFGRIGRNGQPVPLVAETGGQNAMIVDSSALPEQAVADIIASAFDSAGQRCSALRVLLVQEECADRLLTMLCGAMRELRVGNPALLETDIGPVISAEAQARIDDHIDRMRRAGRKIWHTELSPDCVRGHFIAPTLIEIGRVADIGGEVFGPVLHVRRFARSELDGVVDAVNATGYGLTFGVHSRVRSTIERVCSRINAGNLYVNRNMIGAVVGSQPFGGNGLSGTGPKAGGPLTLRRLLSACPAYSPLVPGSVPATARSLLAFLETREPSAARRARDAIGHALCGASLTLPGPVGETNVHTLIPRGPVICAADSWPAVLDAVGIALAAGNTALVAAPDAAVEWMTRLPPSLVSHIQRIDPGAIPECAAILMEPHSPTAEQVAATVTAREGRVVPIYMIEGTRPEWLLEERVVTTNTAAVGGDAALMAVS, encoded by the coding sequence ATGAACGTTTTCGCCGGTTTACTCGCCTCGCAGCCGGAGCCGTGCGCCCTTCGGGACGCCATTTCCCAGGCACGGCGCCTGCCGGAGCCACAATGCATGGCAGCGCTTCTCGAAACCGCCAAGCTGACGCCACGGCAAACCGCCGAGGCCGACGCCACCGCGCTGATGCTGGCGCAGAATCTCCGCACGCGCGGCGCGGGCAATGGCGTCGAGGCTTTGATGCAGACGTTCTCCCTCGGTTCGGAGGAAGGCGTGGCGTTGATGTGCCTGGCCGAGGCGCTCCTGCGTATTCCGGACGCCGCCACACGCGACGCCCTTATCCGCGATCAGATCGGACGCAATACATGGAGCGATTATATCGGGCGCAATCAACCCACGCTGGTGAACGCCGCCGCCTGGGGCATGTCGCTCACGAGCCGTCTGTCGGCCTCGCCGAACGGCCTGCGCGGCCTTGTCGCGAAAGGAAGCGCGCCTTTCGTCCGACAGGGAATCAACCGTGCGATCCGCATGATGGGTGGCCAGTTCGTCATCGGGGAGACGATCGCGCAGGCGCTCCGTCACAGCAGTACGCGCGAGCATGAAGGCTTCACCTATTCATACGACATGCTCGGCGAAGCGGCGCTGACCGCCGCCGACGCCGCGCGCTTCCGTCAGGATTATATCGACGCGCTCGAAGCCCTCGGCAGGCACGCGCGGGGGGATACACTTTACGAACGCCCCGGCCTGTCCATCAAGCTCTCCGCCCTGCACCCGCGTTACAGCCGCGCGCAGCGGGCGCGCGTGATGACGGAACTGGCCCCGATCCTGAAGGCCCTTGCCGTCCGTGCGAGGCAGTTGAACATCGGGCTGAATATCGATGCCGAGGAAAGCGAACGGCTCGAACTCTCGCTCGACCTGCTTCAATCCCTCTGCGAAGCGCCCGAACTGGCCGGCTGGAACGGCATCGGCTTCGTGGTGCAGGCCTACGGCAAACGCGCACCACGCGTTCTGGAATGGCTGATTGCCCTGGGCGCACGCACGGGTCATCGTCTGATGGTGCGACTGGTCAAGGGCGCCTATTGGGATAGTGAGATCAAGCGGGCGCAGGTCGAGGGACAGGACGACTTCCCCGTTTTCACGCGGAAACATCATACGGATATCAGCTATATCGCCTGCGCGCGCCAGTTGCTCGACGCGCCGGATTATATCTATCCACAATTCGCGACCCACAACGCACGCACGATCGCGACGATCCATGCGCTTGCCGGACCGCACTCTCCGGGCCGATATGAGTTCCAGTGCCTCCATGGCATGGGCGAAACGACCTATCAGCCTGTCGTTTCGAAACAGGGATTGAATGTCCCTTGTCGAATCTATGCGCCCGTCGGTGCCTACGAAACACTTCTGGCGTATCTGGTGCGCCGTCTGCTGGAAAACGGCGCCAACTCGTCCTTCGTCAATCAGGCCGCCGACGCCAACATGCCGATCGAACGTCTGATCGATGACCCGATCGACACCGCGCACGCCGCAGCGCTCCCGGGCAGCGCCAACGAGCATATCGCGCGCCCTCCTCAATTATTCGGGCCGGAACGGCGCAACGCGCTGGGCATCGATCTGACGGACGAGCCTACAATCCGCGCACTCAGCGCGACCCTGTCCACGCCCCGCCACTATCGTGCCGCGCCGACCGTCACCCCGGCAGCCACTTCCCCCCGGCGCGGACGGGTGGTTCATAACCCGGCCATCGGCGAAGACCATATCGGCGAGGTGATCGACGCGACGCCCGCCGACATTCTCGCCGCACTCGACCGCGCCGCGACCTCACCCATTTGGGCCGGACGCACGCCGGACGAACGCGCCACCCCGCTCGAGCGCGCCGCCGACCTGCTGGAAGGCGCTGATTACGAACTGCTCGGCCTGATCGTCCGCGAGGCGGGCAAAAGCTTCCCGAATGCCATCGCCGAACTGCGCGAAGCCGTCGATTTCCTTCGGTTCTACGCGGCCCAGATCCGGGCAACATTCGACAACGCCACACACACGCCGCTTGGGACGATCGTCTGCATCAGCCCATGGAATTTCCCGCTCGCCATTTTCATCGGGCAGATCGCCGCCGCACTGGCTGCCGGCAACAATGTAATCGCCAAGCCCGCCGAGGAAACGCCGCTGATCGCCGCGCGTGCGGTAGAACTCCTGCACGAAGCCGGTATTCCGCCCGACGCGCTGCAATTCCTGCCCGGCGACGGCACGGTCGGCGCGGCGCTGGTTGAAGACCCGCGCGTGGACGGCGTGATGTTCACCGGCTCCTCGGCTGTGGCCAAACTCATCAGCCGCCAGCTGTTCGGTCGTATCGGCCGCAACGGACAGCCCGTACCGCTGGTCGCCGAAACCGGCGGCCAGAACGCGATGATCGTGGATTCCTCGGCACTCCCGGAACAGGCTGTCGCCGATATCATCGCTTCCGCGTTCGACAGTGCCGGACAACGCTGCTCCGCCCTGCGCGTACTCCTCGTGCAGGAAGAATGTGCCGACCGCCTGCTGACCATGCTCTGCGGCGCCATGCGCGAACTGCGCGTCGGCAATCCGGCCCTGCTCGAGACGGATATCGGCCCCGTCATCTCCGCCGAGGCTCAGGCCCGCATTGACGACCATATCGACCGGATGCGCCGTGCCGGACGCAAGATCTGGCACACGGAACTCTCGCCGGACTGCGTGCGCGGTCATTTCATTGCGCCGACGCTGATCGAGATCGGACGCGTGGCCGATATCGGCGGGGAGGTTTTCGGCCCTGTCCTGCATGTGCGTCGCTTTGCACGGTCGGAACTCGACGGCGTGGTCGATGCGGTCAATGCCACCGGTTACGGCCTGACGTTCGGCGTGCACAGCCGCGTCCGCTCGACCATCGAGCGCGTTTGCTCGCGGATCAACGCCGGCAATCTCTACGTCAATCGCAACATGATCGGTGCCGTGGTCGGCTCCCAGCCATTCGGCGGCAATGGCTTGTCCGGAACCGGTCCCAAAGCGGGCGGCCCACTGACGCTTCGTCGCCTGCTATCGGCATGCCCTGCCTATTCGCCGCTCGTTCCCGGCAGCGTTCCGGCGACGGCGCGCTCATTACTGGCCTTCCTGGAAACGCGGGAGCCATCCGCTGCCCGCCGCGCGCGCGATGCGATCGGCCACGCATTGTGTGGCGCCTCACTCACACTGCCCGGCCCGGTCGGCGAGACAAACGTACACACGCTGATCCCGCGCGGTCCGGTCATCTGCGCGGCGGATAGCTGGCCAGCCGTTCTGGACGCCGTTGGCATCGCGCTTGCTGCCGGCAACACAGCACTCGTGGCAGCCCCCGATGCCGCGGTGGAATGGATGACACGCCTGCCGCCCTCGCTGGTGTCGCATATCCAGCGGATCGATCCGGGCGCGATCCCCGAATGCGCTGCGATCCTGATGGAGCCGCATTCCCCCACCGCCGAACAGGTAGCGGCAACCGTCACGGCACGCGAAGGCCGTGTGGTGCCGATTTACATGATCGAGGGCACGCGCCCGGAGTGGTTGCTGGAGGAGCGGGTTGTCACGACCAACACCGCCGCGGTGGGTGGCGATGCGGCCCTGATGGCGGTGTCCTGA
- a CDS encoding tetratricopeptide repeat protein has product MRNPHDCSVTNASDRDAMRHQARCHLAAREFVAARRMAVRVLAYDPEDRESLSILGEAHMKAGKPVQAYAPLKRRLRLKDDFPIRLLFIACLELLKRGEEATAERQRALETLPSAGHAHFLLGMLFESAGDQHQAERLYRGSLEIAPSVAAVQHRLGCLLVVQGHLASGIDYLRQAIENDPTRALYLVDLSSALAGLGDFDAARGAAEKALAMGPETHAALHNLGHAMLNLDRAADAIGIFDQALRHDAEHPATRFSRATAFLKAGRYEEGWREYEWRWRDCQRPRNDINAPIWSGEDLSGRRILLHAEQGYGDTLQFVRLASTVAALGAEVTLQVPQPLVRLLSDVVGVTHVVSALTPWMTFDFHCPLASLPLRVGLTVASVPDASYLSVPLTERVRQGNAVRNHMAGNAAWPDLIVGLVWAGDPRPGQARAHIIDRRRSVDLARLAPLFTVPGVRFAGFQLGAAREQIETSGLPVVDVTDGILDFADTAARLSGIDLLIAVDTSIVHLAGGLGMPVWMISRFDNCWRWMENRSDTPWYPGMRILRQSQPGDWDSVIEEARELLTQFSQIYHASAPAKSRVA; this is encoded by the coding sequence GTGCGCAATCCTCATGACTGTAGCGTTACCAATGCGTCTGACCGGGATGCGATGCGACATCAGGCACGCTGCCACCTTGCCGCCCGGGAGTTCGTTGCGGCGCGTCGCATGGCCGTGCGCGTTCTTGCATACGATCCCGAAGACCGGGAGAGTTTGTCGATCCTGGGCGAAGCACATATGAAGGCCGGAAAGCCTGTCCAGGCATACGCGCCGTTGAAGCGTCGGCTGCGGCTGAAAGATGACTTCCCGATCCGTTTGCTGTTCATCGCATGTCTCGAGCTTTTGAAGCGCGGGGAGGAAGCGACTGCAGAGCGGCAAAGGGCACTGGAGACGTTGCCATCGGCAGGTCATGCGCATTTCCTGTTGGGTATGCTCTTCGAATCCGCCGGCGATCAGCATCAGGCAGAGAGGCTGTATCGAGGCAGTCTCGAGATCGCGCCGTCAGTCGCAGCGGTCCAGCATCGGCTGGGATGCCTGCTTGTCGTTCAGGGGCATCTCGCTTCCGGCATCGACTATCTTCGGCAGGCCATCGAAAACGATCCGACCCGTGCGCTGTACCTTGTCGATCTCAGTTCCGCGCTGGCCGGGCTGGGCGATTTCGATGCGGCGCGCGGCGCTGCGGAGAAAGCGCTCGCAATGGGCCCCGAGACGCACGCGGCGTTGCACAATCTCGGCCATGCCATGCTGAATCTGGACCGGGCAGCCGACGCGATCGGGATTTTCGATCAGGCGCTACGGCATGACGCCGAGCATCCGGCGACACGGTTTTCCCGTGCAACCGCATTTCTGAAGGCTGGTCGGTACGAAGAGGGGTGGCGGGAATATGAGTGGCGCTGGCGCGACTGCCAGCGACCGCGTAACGATATCAATGCGCCGATATGGTCAGGGGAGGACTTGTCGGGACGCCGCATCCTGCTGCATGCCGAGCAAGGCTATGGTGACACGCTGCAATTCGTGCGGCTGGCGTCCACGGTCGCGGCGCTGGGTGCCGAGGTCACGCTTCAGGTGCCTCAACCGCTCGTGCGTTTGCTAAGTGATGTGGTCGGCGTCACGCATGTTGTATCGGCGCTGACGCCCTGGATGACATTCGATTTTCATTGCCCGCTGGCGAGTTTGCCGCTTCGCGTCGGATTGACTGTCGCTTCCGTTCCTGACGCATCTTATTTGAGCGTGCCGCTTACTGAGCGTGTCCGGCAGGGAAACGCGGTCCGAAACCATATGGCAGGCAATGCCGCATGGCCCGATCTGATCGTCGGACTCGTCTGGGCAGGCGATCCGCGCCCGGGTCAGGCGCGGGCGCACATCATCGACCGCCGTCGGTCGGTCGATCTTGCCAGATTGGCGCCATTGTTCACCGTTCCCGGCGTGCGTTTCGCAGGTTTTCAGTTAGGTGCGGCGCGGGAACAAATTGAGACGTCGGGACTTCCGGTCGTGGACGTGACCGATGGAATTCTGGACTTTGCCGATACGGCCGCACGTCTGTCGGGCATCGACCTGTTGATTGCCGTCGATACGTCGATCGTCCATCTTGCGGGCGGGCTGGGCATGCCGGTCTGGATGATATCCCGCTTCGACAATTGCTGGCGGTGGATGGAAAACAGAAGCGACACTCCCTGGTATCCTGGAATGCGCATTTTGCGACAGTCGCAACCGGGTGATTGGGACAGCGTCATCGAGGAGGCGCGAGAGCTTCTGACGCAGTTCTCACAAATCTATCATGCTTCCGCACCGGCGAAGTCCCGCGTGGCATGA
- a CDS encoding UdgX family uracil-DNA binding protein (This protein belongs to the uracil DNA glycosylase superfamily, members of which act in excision repair of DNA. However, it belongs more specifically to UdgX branch, whose founding member was found to bind uracil in DNA (where it does not belong), without cleaving it, appears to promote DNA repair by a pathway involving RecA, rather than base excision.), whose product MKFTLTQADNGRFETWRHQARQALQAQITPEQIEWRLAGQDEMLWSTMNETDLTQCPPVRTQITLRPSTLKLLEDVIRHRDPDRFTLAYRLAWRSQAEPNLMAIKTDSDVVRAYRMQHQVRRDAHKMKAFLRFREHLSPAGDRRQFLAWFEPEHHILEVVAPFFTARFADMDWVILTPRGSIAWDGTSSSISLELCAQPAISDDMDALWLTYYESIFNPARIKTKAMRAEMPKRYWKNLPEASAIPHLLATAEARVLAMAQQTSGEAPAFHQRLTERQAQPVDIGSDAIDLPSLRHDLTACRRCALHCHATQTVPGTGPDHARLMIIGEQPGDQEDLKGTPFVGPAGQVLNAAMRHTGLDRHSAYLTNAVKHFKFAPRGKRRIHQTPTAHEVDACRWWLRQEIAIVRPSLIVTLGATALKSLTNQTLAQSRGRLTIMENGTARLATIHPSYLLRLPDAERRQSEEARFHADLQQASKWLRDHATRDFAGAEA is encoded by the coding sequence ATGAAATTCACCCTTACTCAAGCCGATAACGGTCGATTCGAAACGTGGCGGCACCAGGCGCGACAGGCCTTGCAGGCTCAAATCACGCCGGAACAGATCGAATGGCGGCTGGCCGGTCAGGACGAAATGCTGTGGTCGACCATGAACGAAACCGACCTCACCCAATGCCCGCCGGTCAGAACACAGATCACGTTGCGCCCCTCGACACTGAAGCTTCTGGAGGATGTCATTCGGCATCGCGATCCGGATCGCTTTACTCTCGCCTATCGACTGGCCTGGAGAAGCCAGGCGGAACCGAACCTGATGGCGATCAAGACCGATAGCGATGTCGTACGGGCATATCGCATGCAACATCAGGTGCGGCGCGATGCGCATAAGATGAAAGCTTTCCTGCGTTTTCGGGAACATCTTTCGCCCGCGGGCGATCGTCGCCAATTTCTGGCGTGGTTCGAGCCTGAGCACCATATTCTCGAAGTCGTTGCTCCATTTTTCACGGCGCGCTTCGCTGACATGGATTGGGTCATCCTGACGCCGAGAGGATCAATCGCCTGGGACGGCACCTCATCATCCATCTCACTGGAACTCTGCGCACAGCCCGCCATCAGCGATGACATGGATGCACTCTGGCTGACCTACTATGAATCGATTTTCAATCCCGCGCGCATCAAGACCAAGGCGATGCGCGCCGAAATGCCGAAACGTTACTGGAAGAACCTGCCTGAGGCGTCGGCCATTCCCCATCTTCTTGCTACAGCCGAGGCCCGTGTTCTGGCGATGGCCCAACAGACAAGCGGTGAAGCACCTGCATTTCACCAGCGTCTGACCGAACGGCAGGCACAGCCGGTCGATATCGGTAGCGACGCGATCGACCTGCCGTCACTCAGACACGATCTGACCGCCTGCCGTCGCTGTGCGTTGCATTGCCATGCCACGCAAACGGTGCCGGGCACTGGCCCGGATCACGCCCGACTGATGATAATCGGCGAACAACCCGGCGATCAGGAAGACCTGAAAGGAACGCCCTTCGTCGGACCCGCGGGTCAGGTGCTGAACGCCGCAATGCGGCATACAGGTCTGGACCGCCACTCGGCCTATCTGACAAACGCCGTGAAACATTTCAAATTTGCCCCACGTGGGAAACGCCGCATCCATCAGACGCCGACCGCGCACGAAGTCGATGCCTGCCGTTGGTGGCTCCGGCAGGAAATCGCCATCGTCAGACCATCGCTGATCGTAACGCTAGGCGCCACGGCGCTCAAATCACTCACCAACCAGACTCTTGCACAATCCCGCGGTCGTTTGACGATCATGGAGAACGGAACCGCACGGCTGGCAACCATACATCCTTCATATTTGCTTCGTCTTCCGGACGCGGAACGCCGCCAGTCGGAAGAAGCACGTTTCCATGCCGATTTGCAGCAGGCCTCCAAATGGCTGCGGGATCATGCCACGCGGGACTTCGCCGGTGCGGAAGCATGA
- a CDS encoding putative DNA modification/repair radical SAM protein — MKKTLSARLAILSDAAKYDASCASSGAEKRDSRQSGGLGSNARSGICHSYTPDGRCISLLKILLTNFCIYDCAYCINRSSSNVERTRFSVEDVIFITLEFYRRNYIEGLFLSSGIIRSSDYTMEEMVRVARDLRLKHNFRGYIHLKTIPDAAPHLLEEAGLYADRVSINVEMPTETGLAQYAPQKRSSGIRTAMGNMRQNIEASRDKSLTGRVARRFAPGGQSTQMIVGADSSNDSAILASSASLYSGYHLKRVYYSAFSPIPEASSLLPAMQPPLQREHRLYQADWLFRFYGFDFHEITASRPDGMLDLDLDPKLAWALDNRALFPLDLNRASREMLLRVPGLGPRAVSAILSSRRHRQLRLEDLSRLNVSLRKLKPFVHAPGWSPSALTDRRDLRTLFLPQPKQLSLL, encoded by the coding sequence ATGAAGAAAACGCTTTCCGCTCGCCTCGCCATTCTTTCAGATGCCGCAAAGTATGACGCTTCCTGTGCGTCAAGCGGTGCGGAAAAACGCGACTCCCGCCAATCGGGAGGCCTGGGGTCGAATGCGCGCAGCGGTATCTGCCACTCCTACACGCCGGATGGCCGCTGCATCTCACTCTTGAAAATCTTGCTGACGAATTTCTGCATTTATGATTGTGCCTATTGCATCAATCGGTCCTCATCGAATGTTGAACGAACGAGATTTTCAGTCGAGGACGTGATTTTCATTACCCTGGAGTTCTACAGAAGGAACTATATCGAAGGGCTTTTCCTGTCGTCAGGGATCATCCGCTCGTCCGATTACACGATGGAGGAGATGGTACGCGTCGCACGCGACTTGCGGCTGAAACACAATTTTCGCGGATATATTCATCTCAAGACAATCCCGGACGCCGCGCCACATCTGCTGGAAGAAGCCGGACTTTATGCCGATCGTGTCTCGATCAATGTCGAGATGCCGACCGAAACAGGCCTTGCTCAATACGCCCCACAAAAACGGTCGTCCGGCATTCGGACGGCGATGGGAAACATGCGACAGAATATCGAAGCCAGTCGCGACAAGAGCCTTACCGGTCGGGTCGCACGCCGCTTCGCGCCCGGTGGGCAAAGCACGCAGATGATTGTCGGTGCCGATAGCTCGAACGACAGCGCCATCCTGGCCAGCAGCGCGTCACTTTATAGCGGATATCACCTCAAACGCGTTTATTATTCAGCTTTCAGCCCTATTCCCGAAGCATCCAGCCTTCTTCCGGCAATGCAGCCACCACTACAGCGCGAACATCGCCTGTATCAGGCGGACTGGCTGTTTCGCTTTTATGGTTTCGATTTTCATGAGATCACGGCTTCGCGTCCCGATGGGATGCTCGATCTCGACCTCGATCCCAAGCTTGCCTGGGCGCTGGATAATCGTGCGCTGTTTCCGCTCGATCTTAATCGCGCCAGTCGCGAAATGCTGCTTCGCGTGCCGGGATTGGGGCCACGTGCCGTCTCGGCCATTCTGTCCTCCCGCCGGCATCGTCAATTGCGCCTGGAGGATTTAAGCCGCCTGAACGTATCGCTCCGCAAACTGAAACCATTTGTTCATGCGCCTGGATGGTCGCCGAGCGCTCTGACGGATCGCCGCGACCTGCGAACACTGTTTCTGCCCCAGCCAAAACAATTGTCACTGTTATGA